From the genome of Clostridia bacterium, one region includes:
- a CDS encoding methyl-accepting chemotaxis protein — MFKKFTVKAKGNQSKVHQDNETLTKMLPLIEGLKQGKKLYAEENVLGSGEISDAWNKMVDTVFADKSKSILAVNNMLGFITDMTYVKDMVNEVRAQNEALHTMSASSEEMSASIDDVASRSQSVAVLVSDSVGLVTTGNNNMKNAFTYIQQSFESVKTISKDVDDLAENMKRTEEIVDIIKGVAEQTNLLALNAAIEAARAGEQGKGFAVVAGEVKKLAEHTKESVGSIQSNIGSLRSKLSEVVMRTDKTASELESGKKLVNEVIIYNNQVVNAVQKVNDEIMQIAANTQEQTAATEELAQRVGESSQAADNLMVECNKTGSGIFKLSQINNELRLGMLSYGNALSECEMLEICKTDHLMWRWRVYNMIMGYEKIDIDTIGTHIGCRLGKWYYSVDKDLLGQNGIFKSIERPHIELHQLAKEAAIAYSQNDITGAEKSLNKMNECSSMVVQALDKLKEHVGKNK, encoded by the coding sequence ATGTTTAAGAAGTTTACAGTAAAAGCAAAGGGAAATCAAAGTAAGGTACATCAGGATAATGAGACGCTCACAAAGATGCTGCCATTGATTGAAGGTTTGAAGCAGGGAAAAAAATTATATGCAGAGGAAAATGTATTAGGTAGTGGAGAAATATCTGATGCCTGGAATAAAATGGTGGATACAGTGTTCGCAGATAAAAGCAAAAGCATTCTCGCTGTAAACAATATGCTGGGCTTTATAACGGACATGACTTATGTCAAAGATATGGTGAACGAAGTAAGGGCACAAAATGAAGCCTTGCATACAATGTCTGCCAGCAGTGAAGAAATGAGTGCATCAATTGATGATGTGGCAAGCCGGTCACAAAGTGTAGCTGTCTTGGTCAGTGATTCTGTTGGGTTAGTAACCACTGGCAACAACAATATGAAGAATGCCTTTACGTATATACAGCAGTCCTTTGAATCAGTAAAAACTATTAGTAAGGACGTGGATGACCTTGCAGAGAACATGAAACGCACCGAAGAGATAGTTGATATAATCAAAGGAGTAGCAGAGCAGACAAATCTTCTGGCATTGAATGCTGCAATTGAAGCGGCAAGAGCAGGGGAGCAGGGTAAAGGCTTTGCTGTTGTCGCAGGCGAAGTTAAGAAGCTTGCAGAGCATACGAAGGAGTCTGTAGGAAGCATCCAGAGTAATATAGGAAGCTTAAGAAGCAAATTGTCTGAGGTTGTAATGCGTACGGATAAGACAGCTTCTGAGCTTGAGAGCGGAAAGAAGCTCGTGAATGAAGTAATTATATACAATAACCAAGTTGTCAATGCAGTGCAGAAAGTAAATGATGAGATTATGCAGATTGCTGCGAATACACAAGAGCAAACAGCAGCTACAGAGGAATTGGCTCAAAGAGTAGGGGAATCATCACAAGCTGCAGACAATCTAATGGTAGAGTGCAATAAAACCGGATCAGGTATTTTTAAACTCAGTCAGATAAACAACGAGTTGAGGTTAGGCATGCTCAGCTACGGGAATGCCCTATCGGAATGTGAAATGCTGGAGATATGCAAAACGGATCATCTTATGTGGAGATGGCGTGTTTATAACATGATAATGGGTTATGAGAAAATTGATATCGATACAATTGGTACTCATATTGGCTGCAGGCTGGGCAAATGGTACTACAGTGTGGACAAAGACCTGCTTGGTCAGAATGGCATATTCAAGTCAATAGAAAGGCCGCATATTGAGCTGCACCAATTGGCTAAGGAAGCAGCAATTGCTTATTCTCAAAATGATATAACAGGGGCAGAGAAATCTTTGAATAAGATGAATGAATGCTCAAGCATGGTAGTTCAAGCTCTGGATAAACTGAAAGAGCATGTTGGGAAGAATAAGTAA
- the sdaAA gene encoding L-serine ammonia-lyase, iron-sulfur-dependent, subunit alpha, whose protein sequence is MSINFTSGSELLGMCNKSNIKIYEMMLVREVYISQRNKDLIISEMKENLEVMKKAIERGLTEDIRSVSGLTGGDAKKLRHYYEKEQMVAGQDLNKAVAAAMAVLEVNAAMGQIVAAPTAGSSGILPGSIITTAERFGKKDEDIINALFTAAAVGYLITRNATVAGAEGGCQAETGAAAAMAAAAIVEMLGGTPAQALDAAAMAIKNILGLVCDPIAGLVEAPCIKRNAIGTANALISADLALAGITSIIPFDEVVEAMLKVGKSLPCELRETGTGGLASTPTGKQIHERIFGKS, encoded by the coding sequence ATGAGTATCAATTTTACAAGTGGTTCGGAACTCTTGGGCATGTGCAATAAAAGCAATATCAAGATATATGAAATGATGCTGGTGCGAGAGGTCTATATATCGCAAAGAAACAAGGATTTGATTATAAGTGAAATGAAGGAAAACCTGGAGGTAATGAAAAAAGCCATAGAGAGAGGTTTGACTGAGGACATTCGCTCTGTCAGCGGCTTGACCGGAGGAGATGCAAAAAAGCTTAGGCACTATTATGAAAAGGAGCAGATGGTTGCCGGACAGGATTTGAACAAGGCAGTAGCAGCTGCCATGGCTGTATTGGAGGTTAATGCTGCCATGGGGCAGATTGTTGCTGCACCGACAGCCGGATCCAGCGGGATTCTGCCGGGGTCAATCATTACGACAGCTGAACGTTTTGGGAAAAAGGACGAGGATATCATCAATGCCTTATTCACGGCAGCAGCGGTCGGGTATTTGATTACCAGAAATGCTACTGTTGCGGGTGCTGAAGGGGGTTGCCAGGCAGAAACCGGTGCAGCAGCGGCCATGGCGGCAGCGGCCATCGTTGAGATGCTGGGAGGGACTCCTGCACAAGCTTTGGATGCAGCGGCAATGGCTATAAAGAACATTTTAGGCTTGGTATGCGATCCCATTGCAGGGCTGGTTGAGGCACCCTGCATTAAGAGGAATGCCATCGGGACTGCGAATGCTCTTATTTCTGCAGACTTGGCATTAGCAGGCATTACAAGCATAATTCCTTTCGATGAAGTGGTGGAAGCCATGCTGAAGGTGGGGAAATCCCTGCCATGTGAGCTTAGAGAGACAGGTACGGGCGGGTTAGCCTCAACACCCACGGGAAAGCAAATCCATGAAAGGATTTTCGGTAAATCCTGA
- the hisS gene encoding histidine--tRNA ligase, giving the protein MKSQVVKPSILPGFMELLPYQQISFNNMLDTIRRNFEKCGFLPIDTPIIEKSEILLAKGGGETEKQIYRFNKGDNDLSLRFDLTVPLARYVSQYLSSLTFPFRRYQIGKVFRGERNQKGRFREFYQCDIDIIGNGKLSIINDAEIPSIIYSTFKDLGFDSFSIHLNNRKVLNGFFDSLGVANKAEVLRVIDKIDKIGLESMKKELADICENELAVERIIEFVSIQGSNQSILEALCRLDIESEMFREGIDELSKVVRFISLFGVPEKNYKIDLKIARGLDYYTGTVYETILDDYPGIGSVCSGGRYDNLAEYYTDQKLPGVGISIGLTRLFYQLREAGLLLDKDVSSLTKVLIVPMNDDLEHAITTANHLRAESIIAEVYMEDAKTSKKLAYADKLGIPYVVLIGDEEINSKLLTLKDMRVGEQNKLSLADVIKHIKLG; this is encoded by the coding sequence ATGAAGAGTCAAGTTGTTAAGCCGTCTATTTTGCCCGGTTTTATGGAATTATTGCCATATCAGCAGATATCGTTCAATAATATGCTTGATACAATAAGAAGAAACTTTGAAAAATGTGGTTTTTTGCCTATCGATACGCCTATTATTGAAAAGTCGGAAATATTACTGGCAAAAGGGGGCGGTGAAACAGAAAAGCAAATCTATAGATTTAATAAAGGCGATAATGATTTATCCTTGAGATTTGATTTGACAGTACCATTGGCAAGGTATGTTTCCCAATATTTATCATCGCTGACTTTTCCTTTCCGCAGATATCAGATCGGTAAAGTATTTAGGGGCGAAAGAAACCAAAAAGGACGATTCCGTGAGTTTTACCAATGTGATATTGACATTATTGGTAATGGAAAGCTTAGTATTATAAACGATGCAGAGATTCCAAGCATCATTTATTCGACATTTAAGGATCTGGGATTTGACTCGTTTTCAATCCATTTGAATAATAGAAAAGTACTAAACGGTTTTTTCGACTCCCTTGGTGTTGCTAATAAGGCAGAGGTTTTAAGGGTCATCGACAAAATAGATAAGATTGGTCTTGAGTCGATGAAAAAGGAACTGGCCGATATATGTGAAAACGAGCTGGCAGTTGAAAGAATTATTGAATTTGTGAGCATTCAAGGCAGCAATCAATCTATTTTAGAAGCATTATGCCGGCTTGATATAGAGAGCGAAATGTTTAGGGAGGGAATTGATGAATTATCAAAGGTAGTTCGTTTTATTAGCCTCTTTGGTGTACCCGAAAAGAACTATAAAATAGATTTAAAAATAGCCAGGGGGTTGGATTATTACACTGGCACAGTATATGAAACAATTTTAGATGATTATCCCGGCATCGGATCCGTATGCTCTGGCGGGCGATATGATAATCTGGCAGAGTACTATACTGACCAGAAGCTGCCGGGAGTGGGCATATCAATTGGGTTGACAAGATTATTCTATCAGCTGAGGGAAGCGGGCCTTCTTTTGGATAAGGATGTCTCTTCTCTGACTAAGGTTTTAATTGTTCCAATGAACGATGATTTGGAGCATGCAATAACAACTGCAAACCATTTAAGGGCAGAGAGCATCATTGCAGAAGTATATATGGAGGATGCAAAGACTTCCAAGAAGCTTGCATATGCCGACAAACTAGGAATTCCTTATGTTGTTTTAATAGGAGATGAAGAGATTAATAGTAAATTGCTGACCCTTAAGGATATGAGAGTGGGTGAACAGAATAAGTTATCTCTTGCAGATGTAATAAAACATATCAAATTAGGATAA
- a CDS encoding LUD domain-containing protein has protein sequence MEGFYCETREDALKKVLEIIPKDSMVSCGGSATVHD, from the coding sequence ATGGAAGGATTTTATTGTGAGACAAGAGAAGATGCGCTAAAAAAAGTTCTTGAAATAATACCCAAAGACAGTATGGTTTCTTGCGGAGGTTCTGCAACCGTCCATGACTAA
- a CDS encoding LacI family DNA-binding transcriptional regulator, with protein sequence MSATIRDVAKLAEVSISTVSRVINNASNVNDKTRENVMNAITKLNFKPNRIAQSLGSGAFNAIGIVSTRSLQQAFNNPYFSLIIQAIGEVSEEKNYDIILNSSLTEDKEIEKCLSMIESKVIQGLILLSSRINDRLIEKLNQIKIPFVVVGRVLDERLESEVYSVDTDNLNDCKDAVNYLIKLGHKRIGCIHAPLKYVVSKDRLEGYIVAHKEAGLPIDYSLVENGQYTTNDAYEATLNMLQKPNPPTAVFATDDVKAIGAYKAIRKLNLKIPDDISLFGHNNYEYAAIMNPGLTTIDVPIQQLGKVSATVLFDLIEEKNPEHRTLLETKFIIRQSCKAISE encoded by the coding sequence ATGAGCGCAACAATCAGAGATGTTGCTAAACTGGCAGAAGTATCCATATCAACAGTTTCAAGAGTAATAAACAATGCTTCCAATGTCAACGACAAAACGAGGGAAAATGTTATGAATGCCATAACAAAGCTTAATTTCAAACCGAATAGAATCGCACAAAGCTTGGGCAGCGGCGCATTCAATGCAATAGGTATAGTCTCCACACGTTCTCTACAGCAAGCTTTTAATAATCCATACTTTAGCTTGATCATACAGGCTATTGGCGAAGTATCCGAGGAAAAAAACTATGATATCATTCTTAATAGTTCCCTTACAGAAGATAAGGAAATAGAAAAATGCCTGTCAATGATTGAGAGCAAGGTCATCCAAGGACTTATACTTCTCAGTTCAAGAATAAATGACAGACTGATAGAAAAGCTGAATCAAATTAAAATACCCTTTGTGGTAGTAGGACGTGTCCTTGATGAAAGACTTGAAAGTGAAGTTTACTCTGTTGACACGGATAATCTCAATGATTGTAAAGATGCAGTCAATTACCTTATAAAACTAGGTCACAAAAGAATAGGTTGTATACATGCTCCTCTAAAATACGTTGTAAGCAAGGATAGGCTTGAAGGGTACATCGTTGCTCACAAGGAAGCCGGACTGCCTATTGATTATTCTCTTGTTGAAAATGGTCAATATACTACAAATGATGCTTATGAGGCTACATTAAATATGTTGCAGAAACCCAATCCTCCGACTGCTGTTTTTGCTACGGACGATGTTAAAGCAATTGGCGCTTATAAAGCCATCAGAAAGCTTAATTTAAAAATTCCCGATGATATATCTCTGTTTGGTCATAATAATTATGAATATGCCGCAATTATGAACCCCGGGCTGACTACTATTGATGTTCCGATACAACAGCTGGGAAAGGTCTCTGCAACTGTGTTATTTGATTTAATTGAGGAAAAGAACCCAGAGCACCGGACGTTGCTTGAAACAAAATTTATCATTCGCCAATCATGCAAGGCAATAAGTGAATAA
- a CDS encoding YmaF family protein: MIKKDDFVTGFVPNHNHGSVDYTSVEVGHVHQCLDVTSPPLIIKEGCHIHHTEGCVVFENGHAHHYRADSGSAIPVGNGMHVHYYDFYTSENLGHRHHVVGVDQPAPGNL, from the coding sequence ATGATTAAAAAAGATGACTTTGTAACAGGTTTTGTCCCAAATCACAACCATGGTTCTGTTGATTATACATCTGTTGAAGTTGGGCATGTGCATCAATGTCTCGATGTGACCTCCCCTCCGCTAATAATTAAGGAAGGCTGCCATATCCACCATACGGAAGGATGTGTAGTATTCGAAAATGGTCACGCGCATCACTATAGGGCAGACTCCGGGTCTGCAATTCCCGTTGGCAATGGTATGCATGTTCATTATTATGACTTTTACACATCAGAAAATCTGGGGCATCGTCACCATGTGGTCGGGGTGGATCAACCGGCGCCAGGTAATCTGTAG
- the sstT gene encoding serine/threonine transporter SstT: MKNLLNMWKRISLVKQIIIGLIIGIILALTVPEQAKAVVLLGSLFVGALKALAPVLVFFIVGSALAQHKSGHQTNMKPIVMLYVVGTFLAGVVGVLASFMFPITLTLTAGVQGVAAPSGIVEVLKDLLLNLVDNPIKAIYNANYIGILAFAILFGISLRNAADSTKAFMSNVADALSEMVRIVINFAPLGIMGLVFDSIATNGLGALLSYGQLLLVLVGGMAFVAFILNPIIVFVKIRQNPYPLVLKCLKESGITAFFTRSSAANIPVNMGLAERLGLDKDTYSVSIPLGATVNMAGASVTISVLTLAAAHTLGIQVDFITAVILCVLSAASAAGASGVAGGSLLLIPLTASLFGIPNDIAMQVVGVGFIIGVIQDSCETAINSSTDILFTAAAEFAEWKKQGKKIDINK, encoded by the coding sequence ATGAAAAATCTACTTAACATGTGGAAGCGTATAAGCTTAGTAAAACAAATAATCATTGGTTTGATTATTGGTATTATCTTAGCTTTAACAGTTCCGGAACAAGCAAAAGCAGTTGTTCTTTTAGGTTCTTTATTCGTAGGTGCATTAAAAGCACTTGCACCAGTACTAGTTTTCTTTATAGTTGGATCAGCTCTTGCCCAACACAAGAGTGGACATCAAACTAATATGAAGCCCATTGTTATGCTTTATGTTGTAGGAACATTCCTAGCAGGAGTTGTAGGTGTTCTTGCAAGCTTCATGTTCCCAATAACATTAACTCTTACAGCAGGCGTACAAGGTGTAGCTGCACCTAGCGGTATTGTAGAAGTTCTGAAGGATTTATTATTGAACTTAGTTGATAACCCAATAAAGGCAATTTATAATGCGAACTATATCGGTATACTAGCTTTTGCTATATTATTCGGTATCTCATTAAGAAATGCCGCTGATTCAACAAAGGCATTTATGTCAAATGTTGCTGATGCATTATCTGAAATGGTTAGAATTGTTATAAACTTTGCACCACTAGGAATCATGGGTCTGGTATTTGACTCAATAGCTACAAATGGTCTAGGAGCGTTACTATCCTATGGACAATTACTTCTTGTTCTAGTTGGCGGTATGGCATTCGTTGCATTTATTTTGAATCCAATCATTGTATTTGTAAAGATTCGTCAAAACCCATATCCACTTGTATTAAAGTGCTTAAAGGAAAGTGGTATTACAGCATTCTTCACACGTAGCTCAGCTGCAAACATTCCTGTAAACATGGGCTTGGCTGAAAGGTTAGGCTTGGATAAGGATACGTATTCAGTGTCTATTCCATTGGGAGCTACAGTTAATATGGCGGGTGCATCCGTTACTATTTCTGTATTGACACTTGCAGCAGCACATACTCTAGGCATTCAAGTAGACTTTATAACAGCAGTTATCCTATGTGTACTTTCAGCAGCAAGTGCTGCAGGTGCTTCAGGTGTAGCAGGTGGATCACTACTATTGATTCCTCTAACAGCAAGCTTATTTGGTATTCCAAATGACATTGCTATGCAAGTTGTTGGTGTAGGTTTCATCATAGGCGTTATACAAGACTCTTGCGAAACTGCTATAAACTCATCAACAGACATATTATTTACAGCAGCAGCTGAATTTGCTGAGTGGAAGAAGCAAGGGAAGAAGATAGATATCAACAAGTAG
- the sdaAB gene encoding L-serine ammonia-lyase, iron-sulfur-dependent subunit beta yields the protein MDYSVFDIIGPRMIGPSSSHTAGAARLGKVARRISGNDVAKVTFVLYGSFAKTYKGHGTDRALLAGIMDMEPNDPDLGKSMDFAKATGLDYEFVVNDADPPHPNTVKMVVTSSSGKITEVVGCSIGGGNIRVIQINGLNVEFTGEYPTLVIRHFDRPGVIAEVTSLMVQFNINIAFMRVFRQSKGQDAFMIIETDNNIPKKVISQVRALGDEIQDVYLVEAL from the coding sequence ATGGATTATAGCGTTTTCGATATTATAGGGCCGAGGATGATTGGGCCTTCCAGCTCTCATACCGCTGGAGCGGCCAGACTGGGAAAGGTAGCAAGAAGAATCAGTGGAAATGATGTAGCTAAGGTTACTTTTGTGCTCTACGGTTCTTTTGCCAAAACCTATAAGGGGCATGGCACCGACAGGGCGCTGCTGGCAGGGATCATGGACATGGAGCCCAATGACCCGGACCTAGGTAAGTCTATGGATTTTGCCAAGGCGACCGGCTTGGACTATGAGTTTGTAGTTAATGATGCCGACCCTCCCCATCCTAATACCGTGAAAATGGTGGTAACCAGCAGCAGTGGCAAGATAACAGAAGTGGTGGGTTGTTCCATCGGGGGCGGTAATATCCGGGTGATACAAATCAACGGATTGAATGTGGAGTTTACCGGCGAGTATCCTACATTGGTTATCCGGCATTTTGACCGGCCGGGTGTTATAGCGGAAGTGACCAGTCTTATGGTTCAATTCAATATCAATATTGCCTTTATGCGGGTTTTCAGACAGAGTAAGGGGCAGGATGCCTTCATGATTATTGAAACTGATAATAACATTCCAAAGAAAGTGATTTCCCAGGTTAGGGCTTTGGGTGATGAAATTCAAGATGTATATTTAGTAGAAGCATTATAG